AGAGGAAAGTGATAAACGAGAAATCGATTCTGTTAAGAGAAGAGGAATTTGGAACTGCTGATGATTTTATTAATTACAGATTTTTATCACCATGGATGGCTTTAAACCAGGAGAATTATAAAAAATACAATCGTATAAATAGATATGATCAAATGGCGTTTTTAAAACATCTTTTGCGAGAAAACCTTAAGACGATTTCAAAAGGTTTTGGATATACAATTCCTGATATTGATGAAGTGAAAGTTGATGGAAGGTTTATAAAAAGAATGGTTAACTTTAAAAATATAAAAATGTTATGTTTTGTTGGGAGTTTTATTACAAATTTTTATATACCAGAATACCTTGGAATAGGAAAACAAGTTGCAAGAGGTTTTGGTATGGTGGGGAAAATATAATGGAGGTTGAATGATAAATGCGATTGCAGAACTCGGGAAATACGAAAAAGTGAACGATCCGAATATTAGAACCAATTTTGATATTTGGTTGGAAGATTCTTATGATGAACTGAATTATTCACATTTGATTTTAATTGAATTTAAAAAAGAGAAGAACGAAGAAAAGGAAAAATTATTTAATAATAATTGGAAATGGGTTTTCAGTAAAGTTGATTATCGTGAACATAGTTCAAATTTAAAATCAAAACTTCTATATAAACGAGGATCCTCGAGAGGAACAGATAAAACTCCTACTTGCAAGACTGCAAATAATATTATTGGTAGTTATCATCAAAAAATCAAATCTTGGTTTTTGAATAATCAAAATGTAACTTTTATTGATGAGAATGCAAAAAGATTTATACAAATGATACATTCTGAACTTGAATCAAAGTCTGATGAAATAACTACACAAATTAAAGAAAAATCAGAAAATTTAGCAAGTGGTGGAGTTGTGCTTACTATAGTTTTTGTAGAAAATGGAGAACAAAAATTTATAGGTGATTACAATTTTTTCTCTAAATTCATTACCGAAGAAAGTAAAGTTGATTATAGATATTCAAAAACTTTCAAAAAAACTTCATTCTCTGAAGATCAATTATGCTCTATTTGCAATATGAATAAAGCAGAAGTTTATGGTTATTTCACCTCTTTAAAGTTTTATAATGTCGATAAACCCGGAATGGTTACAGGTGGATTTGATCAGAGTAAAAGTTGGAAGAATTATCCGATCTGTCTCGATTGTGCTCTCGATATTGAACTCGGAATAACAATGATGGATAATAATCTCAAATTCAATTTCTATGGATTGCGATACTACTTAATTCCGAAAACAACAAATGAAAAAGGGAAAGAAGATATTATCGAGGAAATTATTACATACAAAAAATCACAAAGAATAAACGATAAAGACAGGTTGAGAATAACAAATGCAGAAGATGATGTTTTTGATCTTCTTCAAAAGCAGAAGAACAATGTTACTTTTAATCTTCTCTTTTTTGATAAACCTCAAAAAAGTGTTTTCCGAATTTTAGCTTCGATTGAGGATGTCTTACCTTCGCGAATTAAACAACTTTTTGAAACAAAAGAGTTTGTGGATAATATGATTTTCTTCAAAGAATATAAAGAAGGAAAACAAATGTTCAGATTCAACTTTGGAGTTCTGCGAACATTTTTTCCAAACAGTAAAATCGAAGGAAATCAAGATAAATTCTTTTTGGAATTAACTCAAAAGATCTTCAATGACACAAAAATCGATTATCAATTTATTATTCAGCAGATAATTTATTATTTAAGAAATTGTTTTGTTAATGACCAATTTTTTTGGTTTGATTCAATAAAATCATTTATGCTAATTAATTTTTTAAACAAATTAAATCTTTTCAGATTAAAAAGTAAGGAGAACGAAATGGATAGACAATTCTATGAATCTTTTGAAATAAAATCAAAAGAAGAACTGGAATCTAAAGTCGAATTATTCTTTGAAAATTTCAAAGAATTTTATTTAGGTGATATGCACCGGAGTATTTTTCTGGTCGGAGTGTTATCTCAATTTCTTTTGAATATTCAGCAAAGAGAAAGAGGAGCAACTCCATTCAGAAGTAAGCTCAAAGGTTTAAAAATGGATGGTCGGGATATTACCGCTCTTGTTCCTGAAATCATCGAGAAGTTAGAGCAGTATAAATCAAATTATTATATTCCGTTGGAAAACCTGATTTCCAAATATTTGATATCTGCAGGTGATTTCCGAAAATGGAATATAGCAATAGATGAGATGAATTTTATTTTTGTTTTAGGAATGAATTTATCGAAATATTTTAAAATCAAATCAGAAGAAATTAAAGAGGAGTATTAATATGTATAAGATCAAAAACAGAGGTGAGATATTGTTTTTATACGATATCCAGAATGCAAACCCAAATGGTGACCCGAATGATGAAAACAAACCGAGAATGGATGAAGAAACAGGAAGAAATCTTGTAACCGATGTTCGTTTGAAAAGAACGATCCGTGATTACATTAACGAAAAAGGAAATGATATTTTTGTTCGGGAAGTGGTTTATAACAAAGATGGACATATTCAAGATGCAAAACTTCGAGCGGCTGATTATTTACCTGAAGATAAAGATAAAATCAAAGAAATGTCGGCAGAAGTACAAAAGCAATTTATTTCTAAATCAATTCTGTTAGAATGTATCGATGTTCGTTTATTTGGAGCAACAATTCCTTTAGATTTGAAGGTCTTTGATGGGAAGAAAACAAAAAATGTAACCAGTTCAATTACTTGGACAGGACCAGTTCAATTCAAAATGGGAAAATCGCTTCATTCCGTAAAAATTCAGCACATCAAAGGAACAGGAGCTTTTGCTTCCGGGAAAGATGCAACTAAAAAAACATTTCGGGAAGAAGATATTCTCCCGTATTCGCTAATTTGTTTTTATGGAATTGTAAATGAGAATGCCGCGAAACACACAAAACTGCAAACAGAAGATATCAAACTATTGAAAGATGCGATCTGGAATGGAACAAAAGGTTTGATTTCTCGTTCAAAATTCGGTCAGATGCCGAGATTACTTTTATTCATCAATTACAAAGAACCAAATTTCTTTATCGGTGATCTGGATAATCTTATAAAATTGAAATCAGATAAAAGAGATGAACAACTCCGCAAGCCGGAAGATTATCAAATCAATATTTCAAAATTACTCGAACAAATTGAACTTCATAAAGATAAAATTGAAAACGTCGAATTTATAATTGATGACAGAATGAAATTTATTCAAAATGGAAAAGAAATCAAGTTAAATGAATTAGAGAAATTTTCAGAAATCTCTCTGTAACTGGGGGAATTATGGATAAAATTCTCAAATTCAAAATTTGGGGAGATTATGCTCATTTCAAGAAATTTTATACAACAACATCTCCTCTTACTTTTGAATTTCCACCACCACCGACGATTATCGGGATTATTTCTGCAATTATCGGGTTGGATAAAAATGAATATCTTGAACATTTCCAAAATCCTGATGAATTCAAAATCGCATTATCAATACAGAATCTAATCAAGAAAGTTCGTTGGACTCAGAATCTGATAGATACAAAACAGCAATTTTGGAGAATAAAAAACAGAACTCAAATTCGTATTGAATTTCTTAAAGATTCTGCCTTTGTAATTTATTTTTCCCATAAAGATGGAAATATTTATGACCAGTTAAAAAAGAATTTGGAAAACCATACATCTGTTTACTCAATCTCTTTGGGTTTAAGTGAACTTCTGGCGAATTTTGAATTTATTGATGAGATTGAAATTGAGAATTCTAAAAGTGATGATTGGATAAAGGTGGATTCTGTTTTACCGTATTCTTGTTTGCAAGATGATAATTCCGTAGATTTTGAAATCAGTAGAGAAATCTTCAAAGTAAACTTTCCGATATTAATGCAACCGAATCGTATTGTAAACAAAAGGGAAGATATTCTTTTTGAGAGGAATGGCAAACCGATCAAAAGCAAAGTTACACAGTTTTGGAAAACAGAAGAAGGAAATAACATTGTTTTCTTCTAAAATCTACTCTCATCCCGATAAATTAATTTTAGTTCATCTACAAAATGTTGCTTATTCCTGTCTGAAAAAATTCAAAGAAACAAAGCACAATCTGTCTTCATATTTTCCGAATGATCGTTGGGAAAAGCTTGTCTGGTTGATGGGCTTTTCTCACGATTTTGGTAAAACGACTTCCTACTTTCAAGAATATCTTTTTGAGAAAGATGAAAACAATAAAGTAATAATGAAAAACCAACCTGAAACAGGTCATTCGCTTATTTCAGCAGTTTTGACTTTTTGGATAGCAAAAAATTTTGTGAAAGATAAAGAAGGTGAACTTTTACAGATGATGCCTTTCTTCCTTTATTTAATAGTCAAAAAACATCACGGTAATATCAATAATCCAATTCCTTTTTCAGATGAATCAAACGAACTTGATATTCCTTTTGAACATCTTGATAAACAATTGGAATCAATAGATAAAGCAGAATTACAATTTCTTTTTGATAAAATAAATGAAAAATTATCATTAAATATTCAGGTTGAGAATATACCAAAATCATTGAAGGAATATTTCATAAATGAATTAAGAAGAAAAGAAAAAAGAGTATTTAAAAAAGTTAATAAAAAAATCGAATATTATTTTATTTTCCAATTTATTTATTCGTTACTTTTACATTCGGATAAAGAAGATGCAATCTTTGGAAAAGTTAACCA
The sequence above is drawn from the Candidatus Cloacimonadota bacterium genome and encodes:
- the cas5b gene encoding type I-B CRISPR-associated protein Cas5, producing MDKILKFKIWGDYAHFKKFYTTTSPLTFEFPPPPTIIGIISAIIGLDKNEYLEHFQNPDEFKIALSIQNLIKKVRWTQNLIDTKQQFWRIKNRTQIRIEFLKDSAFVIYFSHKDGNIYDQLKKNLENHTSVYSISLGLSELLANFEFIDEIEIENSKSDDWIKVDSVLPYSCLQDDNSVDFEISREIFKVNFPILMQPNRIVNKREDILFERNGKPIKSKVTQFWKTEEGNNIVFF
- the cas7b gene encoding type I-B CRISPR-associated protein Cas7/Csh2, translated to MYKIKNRGEILFLYDIQNANPNGDPNDENKPRMDEETGRNLVTDVRLKRTIRDYINEKGNDIFVREVVYNKDGHIQDAKLRAADYLPEDKDKIKEMSAEVQKQFISKSILLECIDVRLFGATIPLDLKVFDGKKTKNVTSSITWTGPVQFKMGKSLHSVKIQHIKGTGAFASGKDATKKTFREEDILPYSLICFYGIVNENAAKHTKLQTEDIKLLKDAIWNGTKGLISRSKFGQMPRLLLFINYKEPNFFIGDLDNLIKLKSDKRDEQLRKPEDYQINISKLLEQIELHKDKIENVEFIIDDRMKFIQNGKEIKLNELEKFSEISL
- a CDS encoding CRISPR-associated endonuclease Cas3'' — its product is MFSSKIYSHPDKLILVHLQNVAYSCLKKFKETKHNLSSYFPNDRWEKLVWLMGFSHDFGKTTSYFQEYLFEKDENNKVIMKNQPETGHSLISAVLTFWIAKNFVKDKEGELLQMMPFFLYLIVKKHHGNINNPIPFSDESNELDIPFEHLDKQLESIDKAELQFLFDKINEKLSLNIQVENIPKSLKEYFINELRRKEKRVFKKVNKKIEYYFIFQFIYSLLLHSDKEDAIFGKVN
- a CDS encoding TIGR02556 family CRISPR-associated protein, producing MINAIAELGKYEKVNDPNIRTNFDIWLEDSYDELNYSHLILIEFKKEKNEEKEKLFNNNWKWVFSKVDYREHSSNLKSKLLYKRGSSRGTDKTPTCKTANNIIGSYHQKIKSWFLNNQNVTFIDENAKRFIQMIHSELESKSDEITTQIKEKSENLASGGVVLTIVFVENGEQKFIGDYNFFSKFITEESKVDYRYSKTFKKTSFSEDQLCSICNMNKAEVYGYFTSLKFYNVDKPGMVTGGFDQSKSWKNYPICLDCALDIELGITMMDNNLKFNFYGLRYYLIPKTTNEKGKEDIIEEIITYKKSQRINDKDRLRITNAEDDVFDLLQKQKNNVTFNLLFFDKPQKSVFRILASIEDVLPSRIKQLFETKEFVDNMIFFKEYKEGKQMFRFNFGVLRTFFPNSKIEGNQDKFFLELTQKIFNDTKIDYQFIIQQIIYYLRNCFVNDQFFWFDSIKSFMLINFLNKLNLFRLKSKENEMDRQFYESFEIKSKEELESKVELFFENFKEFYLGDMHRSIFLVGVLSQFLLNIQQRERGATPFRSKLKGLKMDGRDITALVPEIIEKLEQYKSNYYIPLENLISKYLISAGDFRKWNIAIDEMNFIFVLGMNLSKYFKIKSEEIKEEY